From a single Amphiprion ocellaris isolate individual 3 ecotype Okinawa chromosome 18, ASM2253959v1, whole genome shotgun sequence genomic region:
- the LOC111570568 gene encoding protein FAM222B-like, whose amino-acid sequence MGAVWAFSSFVLALVLAKGTCLPIGEASQRHDDELQRRQNDLSANDISMQKALQFLQSMEPMLDQKAKEVQLDTNEVEAEALVSHVKIVQQNLPHAQNQTASDHVTACNKVPHPQNASAMEDLSHPQNASAMQDLSHPQNVSAMQDLSHPQNASAMEDLSHPQNASAMQDLSHPQNASAMEDLSHPQNASAMQDLSHPQNASAMQDLSHPQNASAMQDLSHPQNASAMQDLSHPQNASAMEDLSHPQNASAMEDLSHPQNASAMQDLSHPQNASAMQDLSHPQNASAMQDLSHPQNASAMQDLSHPQNNASAMQDLSHPQNASAMQDLSHPQNASAMQDLSHPQNASAMQDLSHPQNASAMQDLSHPQNASAMQDLSHPQNASAMQDLSHPQNAQ is encoded by the exons ATGGGAGCTGTTTGGGCCTTTTCCAGTTTTGTGCTGGCTCTTGTGCTAGCCAAag GCACTTGTTTACCAATTGGTGAAGCAAGCCAAAGACATGATGACGAACTGCAGAGGAGACAAAATG ACCTGTCTGCCAATGATATTTCTATGCAGAAGGCCCTTCAATTTCTCCAGTCAATGGAGCCCATGTTGGATCAGAAAGCTAAAGAAG ttcaactggaCACCAATGAAGTGGAAGCTGAAGCATTGGTAAGCCATGTGAAGATTGTACAACAGAACCTTCCCCATGCACAGAACCAGACGGCAAGCGACCATGTTACAGCCTGCAACAAAGTTCCCCACCCACAGAACGCATCGGCCATGGaggacctgtcccacccacagaacgcgtcGGCCATGCaggacctgtcccacccacagaacgTGTCGGCCATGCaggacctgtcccacccacagaacgcgtcggccatggaggacctgtcccacccacagaacgcgtcGGCCATGCaggacctgtcccacccacagaacgcgtcggccatggaggacctgtcccacccacagaacgcgtcGGCCATGCaggacctgtcccacccacagaacgcgtcTGCCATGCaggacctgtcccacccacagaacgcgtcTGCCATGCaggacctgtcccacccacagaacgcgtcTGCCATGCaggacctgtcccacccacagaacgcgtcggccatggaggacctgtcccacccacagaacgcgtcggccatggaggacctgtcccacccacagaacgcgtcTGCCATGCaggacctgtcccacccacagaacgcgtcTGCCATGCaggacctgtcccacccacagaacgcgtcTGCCATGCaggacctgtcccacccacagaacgcgtcTGCCATGCaggacctgtcccacccacagaac aacgcgtcTGCCATGCaggacctgtcccacccacagaacgcgtcTGCCATGCaggacctgtcccacccacagaacgcgtcTGCCATGCaggacctgtcccacccacagaacgcgtcTGCCATGCaggacctgtcccacccacagaacgcgtcTGCCATGCaggacctgtcccacccacagaacgcgtcTGCCATGCaggacctgtcccacccacagaacgcgtcTGCCATGCaggacctgtcccacccacagaacgc ccaatga